In the Quercus lobata isolate SW786 chromosome 5, ValleyOak3.0 Primary Assembly, whole genome shotgun sequence genome, one interval contains:
- the LOC115989608 gene encoding phytochrome E isoform X4: MGPGSGERGTTTFSSSAASNIMKPNINNDKDKRDKAIAQYNADAGLLAEFEQSGESGKSFNYTRSVLHGPQSVPEQQITAYLTKIQRGGQIQPFGCMLAIEEPTFRIISYSENCFQLLGLTLDTQFESKQLNGLIGTDARTLFTPSSGVSLTKAASSREMSLLNPVWVYSRSTQKPFYAILHRIDVGIVIDLEPAQSGDPVSFLAGAVQSQKLAVRAISRLQSLPGGDIGVLCDTVVEDVQKLTGYDRVMVYKFHEDDHGEVVSEIRRSDLESYLGLHYPATDIPQASRFLFKQNRVRMICDCHAKSVRIIQSEELKQPLCLVNSTLRSPHECHAQYMDNMGSIASLVMAIIINANDSSKLWGLVVCHHTSTRYVPFPLRYACEFLMQAFGLQLYMELQQASQLAEKKILRTQTLLCDMLLRDAPFSIVTQSPSIMDLVKCDGAALLYGGKCWLLGVTPTESQLKDIVEWLLTNHGDSTGLSTDCLADAGYPGAASLGDEVCGMATARITSKDFLFWFRSHTAKEVKWGGAKHHPEEKDDGRKMNPRSSFNAFLEVVKSRSLPWEVSEINAIHSLQLIMRDSFQDMEDSNSKALKFIQQNDTEIQGIDELSSVACEMVRLIETATVPIFGVDSAGLINGWNVKIAEMTGLQASDAIGKSLANEVVYEDSCRTVENHLSRALQGEEDKNIELKLKNFRSGQQMSVVYIMANACTSRDYENNAVGVCFVGQDITSEKVVMEKFIRLQGDYKAIIQSLNPLIPPIFASDENACCCEWNPAMEKLTGWTRDEVMGKMLPGEIFDGFCQLKDQDTLTKFMILLYRGISGQETEKFPFGFFDRNGKFVEVFLTANKRTDAGGNVIGCFCFLQIVVPDLQQALEGRRQEDKECFSKSKELAYIRQEMKNPLNGIRLAHSLLKTTAVSEHQKQFLDTSDACERQIMTLIDDMDFRSIEEGSLQLNMEEFLLGNVLDAIVSQVMILLRERSLQLFHEIPEEIKTLSLYGDQIRLQLVLSDFLLNVVNHAPSQEGWVEIKISPGLKVIQDGNEFIHLQLRMTHPGQGLPSALIQDMFEGGNQCSTQEGFALNLSRKLLNRMNGQVRYAREHSRCYFLIDLELKTRKERQKRLMDR, encoded by the exons ATGGGTCCTGGAAGTGGAGAAAGAGGCACAACAACCTTTTCATCTTCAGCTGCAAGCAATATCATGAAGCCAAACATTAACAACGACAAGGATAAAAGAGACAAAGCAATTGCTCAGTACAATGCTGATGCTGGGCTGTTGGCTGAGTTTGAGCAGTCTGGTGAGTCTGGTAAGTCCTTTAACTACACAAGATCAGTGTTGCATGGTCCACAATCTGTGCCTGAACAACAAATAACTGCTTATCTCACAAAAATCCAAAGGGGTGGTCAAATTCAGCCCTTTGGTTGTATGCTTGCAATTGAGGAACCCACTTTTAGAATTATCAGTTATAGTGAGAACTGCTTTCAGTTGTTGGGTTTGACTTTAGACACTCAATTTGAGTCAAAACAGTTAAATGGTCTGATTGGAACCGATGCTAGAACCTTGTTTACGCCTTCTTCTGGAGTTTCTTTGACGAAAGCTGCCTCTTCTAGGGAGATGTCTCTGTTAAACCCGGTTTGGGTCTACTCCAGGAGTACCCAGAAGCCATTTTATGCTATATTGCATAGAATTGATGTGGGGATTGTGATTGATTTGGAGCCTGCGCAGTCTGGTGATCCTGTATCGTTCCTTGCAGGGGCAGTGCAGTCACAGAAACTGGCGGTTCGGGCGATTTCTAGGCTGCAGTCACTCCCTGGGGGAGATATAGGTGTGTTATGTGATACAGTTGTGGAGGATGTTCAGAAGCTCACTGGGTATGACAGGGTTATGGTTTATAAGTTCCATGAAGATGATCATGGTGAAGTTGTGTCTGAAATCAGAAGGTCGGATTTAGAATCCTACTTGGGTTTACATTATCCTGCTACAGATATCCCTCAAGCTTCCCGTTTCTTATTCAAGCAGAATCGAGTAAGGATGATTTGTGATTGCCATGCAAAATCTGTAAGGATCATTCAGAGTGAAGAACTAAAGCAGCCTCTTTGCTTGGTCAATTCAACTCTTCGTTCCCCACATGAATGTCACGCACAATATATGGATAATATGGGCTCTATTGCCTCATTGGTAATGGCAATTATCATCAATGCTAATGATTCATCGAAGCTTTGGGGATTGGTAGTGTGCCACCACACCTCCACCCGCTATGTCCCTTTCCCCCTTCGGTATGCTTGTGAGTTCCTTATGCAGGCATTTGGGCTTCAGCTATACATGGAGCTTCAACAGGCATCACAATTGGCAGAGAAGAAAATTCTCCGAACGCAAACCTTACTATGTGACATGCTCCTCCGGGATGCTCCATTTAGTATTGTGACACAATCTCCTAGTATCATGGATCTTGTTAAGTGTGATGGGGCTGCATTGCTCTATGGTGGGAAATGTTGGTTATTGGGTGTTACTCCAACTGAATCACAGCTGAAAGATATTGTAGAGTGGCTGCTCACTAATCATGGGGATTCTACGGGGTTGAGCACAGATTGTTTGGCCGATGCTGGTTACCCAGGTGCTGCTTCACTGGGTGATGAAGTTTGTGGCATGGCTACTGCAAGAATCACTTCAAAGGATTTCTTGTTCTGGTTCAGGTCTCACACTGCAAAGGAAGTAAAATGGGGAGGAGCCAAGCATCATCCAGAGGAAAAAGACGATGGCAGAAAAATGAACCCAAGATCATCGTTTAATGCTTTTCTTGAAGTAGTAAAAAGTAGAAGCTTGCCTTGGGAGGTTTCAGAAATTAATGCAATTCATTCTTTGCAGCTTATTATGAGAGACTCATTTCAGGATATGGAGGACAGCAATTCTAAGGCATTGAAGTTCATTCAGCAGAATGATACTGAGATACAGGGGATAGATGAACTCAGTTCAGTGGCATGTGAAATGGTCAGATTGATTGAAACAGCAACAGTTCCAATTTTTGGGGTTGATTCAGCTGGTCTCATCAATGGATGGAATGTAAAAATTGCTGAAATGACAGGATTACAAGCTAGTGATGCTATAGGGAAGTCCCTGGCCAATGAAGTGGTTTATGAGGACTCATGCAGAACGGTTGAAAATCATCTATCTAGAGCTTTGCAAG GTGAGGAGGATAAAAACATTGAATTAAAGTTGAAAAACTTTAGGTCTGGTCAGCAAATGTCAGTTGTATACATTATGGCTAATGCCTGCACAAGTAGGGATTATGAAAACAATGCTGTTGGAGTGTGCTTTGTGGGTCAAGATATTACATCTGAGAAAGTTGTTATGGAAAAATTCATCCGCTTGCAAGGTGATTATAAGGCTATCATACAAAGTCTGAATCCATTGATTCCGCCCATATTTGCTTCCGATGAGAATGCCTGCTGCTGTGAATGGAATCCAGCCATGGAAAAGCTAACCGGTTGGACGAGAGATGAAGTTATGGGTAAAATGCTCCCTGGGGAAATCTTTGATGGTTTCTGTCAGCTGAAAGATCAAGATACACTGActaaatttatgattttattgtaTCGAGGAATTAGTGGTCAAGAAACGGAGAAGTTcccttttggattttttgataGAAATGGAAAATTTGTGGAGGTGTTCTTAACAGCAAACAAGAGGACTGATGCAGGTGGAAATGTAATTGGTTGTTTTTGCTTCTTACAGATTGTTGTGCCTGACCTGCAGCAGGCCTTAGAAGGACGCAGGCAGGAGGATAAAGAATGCTTTTCAAAATCAAAGGAGTTGGCTTACATCCGACAAGAGATGAAAAATCCTCTAAATGGTATTCGCCTTGCCCACAGCCTTCTTAAAACTACAGCTGTTTCAGAACATCAGAAGCAATTTCTTGACACTAGTGACGCATGTGAAAGACAGATCATGACACTCATCGATGACATGGATTTCAGAAGTATAGAGGAAGG TAGCTTGCAGTTAAACATGGAAGAATTTCTCTTGGGAAATGTTTTGGATGCCATTGTTAGTCAAGTTATGATATTGCTGAGAGAAAGAAGCTTACAGCTTTTTCACGAGATTCCAGAAGAAATCAAAACACTATCTCTATATGGTGATCAAATTAGGCTTCAACTGGTCTTGTCAGATTTCCTGCTTAATGTGGTGAATCATGCACCTTCTCAAGAGGGCTGGGTGGAAATCAAAATATCACCTGGTCTGAAGGTTATACAAGATGGCAATGAATTTATCCATTTACAATTGAG AATGACTCACCCTGGTCAAGGCCTTCCTTCTGCTCTTATCCAAGATATGTTTGAGGGAGGAAACCAGTGCTCAACACAGGAAGGCTTTGCGCTCAACCTCTCTCGAAAACTTCTCAACAGGATGAATGGTCAGGTTCGCTATGCTAGAGAGCATAGTCGATGTTATTTCCTCATTGACCTGGAACTTAAAACAAGGAAAGAAAGGCAAAAGAGACTCATGGACAGATAA
- the LOC115989608 gene encoding phytochrome E isoform X5, whose product MGPGSGERGTTTFSSSAASNIMKPNINNDKDKRDKAIAQYNADAGLLAEFEQSGESGKSFNYTRSVLHGPQSVPEQQITAYLTKIQRGGQIQPFGCMLAIEEPTFRIISYSENCFQLLGLTLDTQFESKQLNGLIGTDARTLFTPSSGVSLTKAASSREMSLLNPVWVYSRSTQKPFYAILHRIDVGIVIDLEPAQSGDPVSFLAGAVQSQKLAVRAISRLQSLPGGDIGVLCDTVVEDVQKLTGYDRVMVYKFHEDDHGEVVSEIRRSDLESYLGLHYPATDIPQASRFLFKQNRVRMICDCHAKSVRIIQSEELKQPLCLVNSTLRSPHECHAQYMDNMGSIASLVMAIIINANDSSKLWGLVVCHHTSTRYVPFPLRYACEFLMQAFGLQLYMELQQASQLAEKKILRTQTLLCDMLLRDAPFSIVTQSPSIMDLVKCDGAALLYGGKCWLLGVTPTESQLKDIVEWLLTNHGDSTGLSTDCLADAGYPGAASLGDEVCGMATARITSKDFLFWFRSHTAKEVKWGGAKHHPEEKDDGRKMNPRSSFNAFLEVVKSRSLPWEVSEINAIHSLQLIMRDSFQDMEDSNSKALKFIQQNDTEIQGIDELSSVACEMVRLIETATVPIFGVDSAGLINGWNVKIAEMTGLQASDAIGKSLANEVVYEDSCRTVENHLSRALQGEEDKNIELKLKNFRSGQQMSVVYIMANACTSRDYENNAVGVCFVGQDITSEKVVMEKFIRLQGDYKAIIQSLNPLIPPIFASDENACCCEWNPAMEKLTGWTRDEVMGKMLPGEIFDGFCQLKDQDTLTKFMILLYRGISGQETEKFPFGFFDRNGKFVEVFLTANKRTDAGGNVIGCFCFLQIVVPDLQQALEGRRQEDKECFSKSKELAYIRQEMKNPLNGIRLAHSLLKTTAVSEHQKQFLDTSDACERQIMTLIDDMDFRSIEEGMTHPGQGLPSALIQDMFEGGNQCSTQEGFALNLSRKLLNRMNGQVRYAREHSRCYFLIDLELKTRKERQKRLMDR is encoded by the exons ATGGGTCCTGGAAGTGGAGAAAGAGGCACAACAACCTTTTCATCTTCAGCTGCAAGCAATATCATGAAGCCAAACATTAACAACGACAAGGATAAAAGAGACAAAGCAATTGCTCAGTACAATGCTGATGCTGGGCTGTTGGCTGAGTTTGAGCAGTCTGGTGAGTCTGGTAAGTCCTTTAACTACACAAGATCAGTGTTGCATGGTCCACAATCTGTGCCTGAACAACAAATAACTGCTTATCTCACAAAAATCCAAAGGGGTGGTCAAATTCAGCCCTTTGGTTGTATGCTTGCAATTGAGGAACCCACTTTTAGAATTATCAGTTATAGTGAGAACTGCTTTCAGTTGTTGGGTTTGACTTTAGACACTCAATTTGAGTCAAAACAGTTAAATGGTCTGATTGGAACCGATGCTAGAACCTTGTTTACGCCTTCTTCTGGAGTTTCTTTGACGAAAGCTGCCTCTTCTAGGGAGATGTCTCTGTTAAACCCGGTTTGGGTCTACTCCAGGAGTACCCAGAAGCCATTTTATGCTATATTGCATAGAATTGATGTGGGGATTGTGATTGATTTGGAGCCTGCGCAGTCTGGTGATCCTGTATCGTTCCTTGCAGGGGCAGTGCAGTCACAGAAACTGGCGGTTCGGGCGATTTCTAGGCTGCAGTCACTCCCTGGGGGAGATATAGGTGTGTTATGTGATACAGTTGTGGAGGATGTTCAGAAGCTCACTGGGTATGACAGGGTTATGGTTTATAAGTTCCATGAAGATGATCATGGTGAAGTTGTGTCTGAAATCAGAAGGTCGGATTTAGAATCCTACTTGGGTTTACATTATCCTGCTACAGATATCCCTCAAGCTTCCCGTTTCTTATTCAAGCAGAATCGAGTAAGGATGATTTGTGATTGCCATGCAAAATCTGTAAGGATCATTCAGAGTGAAGAACTAAAGCAGCCTCTTTGCTTGGTCAATTCAACTCTTCGTTCCCCACATGAATGTCACGCACAATATATGGATAATATGGGCTCTATTGCCTCATTGGTAATGGCAATTATCATCAATGCTAATGATTCATCGAAGCTTTGGGGATTGGTAGTGTGCCACCACACCTCCACCCGCTATGTCCCTTTCCCCCTTCGGTATGCTTGTGAGTTCCTTATGCAGGCATTTGGGCTTCAGCTATACATGGAGCTTCAACAGGCATCACAATTGGCAGAGAAGAAAATTCTCCGAACGCAAACCTTACTATGTGACATGCTCCTCCGGGATGCTCCATTTAGTATTGTGACACAATCTCCTAGTATCATGGATCTTGTTAAGTGTGATGGGGCTGCATTGCTCTATGGTGGGAAATGTTGGTTATTGGGTGTTACTCCAACTGAATCACAGCTGAAAGATATTGTAGAGTGGCTGCTCACTAATCATGGGGATTCTACGGGGTTGAGCACAGATTGTTTGGCCGATGCTGGTTACCCAGGTGCTGCTTCACTGGGTGATGAAGTTTGTGGCATGGCTACTGCAAGAATCACTTCAAAGGATTTCTTGTTCTGGTTCAGGTCTCACACTGCAAAGGAAGTAAAATGGGGAGGAGCCAAGCATCATCCAGAGGAAAAAGACGATGGCAGAAAAATGAACCCAAGATCATCGTTTAATGCTTTTCTTGAAGTAGTAAAAAGTAGAAGCTTGCCTTGGGAGGTTTCAGAAATTAATGCAATTCATTCTTTGCAGCTTATTATGAGAGACTCATTTCAGGATATGGAGGACAGCAATTCTAAGGCATTGAAGTTCATTCAGCAGAATGATACTGAGATACAGGGGATAGATGAACTCAGTTCAGTGGCATGTGAAATGGTCAGATTGATTGAAACAGCAACAGTTCCAATTTTTGGGGTTGATTCAGCTGGTCTCATCAATGGATGGAATGTAAAAATTGCTGAAATGACAGGATTACAAGCTAGTGATGCTATAGGGAAGTCCCTGGCCAATGAAGTGGTTTATGAGGACTCATGCAGAACGGTTGAAAATCATCTATCTAGAGCTTTGCAAG GTGAGGAGGATAAAAACATTGAATTAAAGTTGAAAAACTTTAGGTCTGGTCAGCAAATGTCAGTTGTATACATTATGGCTAATGCCTGCACAAGTAGGGATTATGAAAACAATGCTGTTGGAGTGTGCTTTGTGGGTCAAGATATTACATCTGAGAAAGTTGTTATGGAAAAATTCATCCGCTTGCAAGGTGATTATAAGGCTATCATACAAAGTCTGAATCCATTGATTCCGCCCATATTTGCTTCCGATGAGAATGCCTGCTGCTGTGAATGGAATCCAGCCATGGAAAAGCTAACCGGTTGGACGAGAGATGAAGTTATGGGTAAAATGCTCCCTGGGGAAATCTTTGATGGTTTCTGTCAGCTGAAAGATCAAGATACACTGActaaatttatgattttattgtaTCGAGGAATTAGTGGTCAAGAAACGGAGAAGTTcccttttggattttttgataGAAATGGAAAATTTGTGGAGGTGTTCTTAACAGCAAACAAGAGGACTGATGCAGGTGGAAATGTAATTGGTTGTTTTTGCTTCTTACAGATTGTTGTGCCTGACCTGCAGCAGGCCTTAGAAGGACGCAGGCAGGAGGATAAAGAATGCTTTTCAAAATCAAAGGAGTTGGCTTACATCCGACAAGAGATGAAAAATCCTCTAAATGGTATTCGCCTTGCCCACAGCCTTCTTAAAACTACAGCTGTTTCAGAACATCAGAAGCAATTTCTTGACACTAGTGACGCATGTGAAAGACAGATCATGACACTCATCGATGACATGGATTTCAGAAGTATAGAGGAAGG AATGACTCACCCTGGTCAAGGCCTTCCTTCTGCTCTTATCCAAGATATGTTTGAGGGAGGAAACCAGTGCTCAACACAGGAAGGCTTTGCGCTCAACCTCTCTCGAAAACTTCTCAACAGGATGAATGGTCAGGTTCGCTATGCTAGAGAGCATAGTCGATGTTATTTCCTCATTGACCTGGAACTTAAAACAAGGAAAGAAAGGCAAAAGAGACTCATGGACAGATAA